In a genomic window of Methylovirgula sp. 4M-Z18:
- a CDS encoding LysR family transcriptional regulator codes for MSTWDDFRLVKAIADTRTLAAAAEALGLNHSTVFRRLGALEESLGVRLFERGRAGYALTAAGEEMTTLAGRMYEDILDFERKVAGRDVKPSGELRVTTNDTMIMHLLTPIFADFCKTYPDIRLDLIVGNQTLNLARRDADVAIRATDKPPESLFGRRISAINWALYRPKSMDEKAAEEKTVPWVGFGANLSGLSAARWMHDNVNMQHVVYRVSTVLGLAEAVAAGIGCGCLPCFIGDANADIVRIGGTVPELHNELWILTHPDLRRAARVRVFMESVGSKLARYRKLLEGENGSG; via the coding sequence ATGTCCACATGGGATGATTTTCGTCTCGTAAAAGCTATCGCGGACACTCGAACCCTCGCCGCCGCGGCGGAAGCGCTAGGACTGAACCATTCCACCGTTTTTCGGCGTCTGGGCGCCCTGGAAGAATCGCTCGGGGTAAGATTGTTCGAGCGCGGCCGGGCGGGCTACGCATTGACTGCCGCCGGCGAAGAAATGACGACGCTCGCCGGGCGGATGTATGAGGACATTCTGGACTTCGAGCGCAAGGTTGCGGGCCGCGACGTGAAGCCCTCCGGCGAATTGCGCGTCACGACCAATGACACGATGATTATGCATCTGCTGACGCCGATCTTCGCTGATTTTTGCAAGACCTATCCCGACATCCGTCTCGACCTGATTGTCGGCAATCAGACGCTCAATCTGGCACGGCGGGATGCCGATGTCGCCATCCGCGCGACCGACAAGCCCCCGGAATCCCTGTTCGGCCGCCGGATCAGCGCGATCAATTGGGCGCTCTATCGCCCCAAGAGCATGGACGAAAAGGCAGCCGAAGAGAAAACCGTGCCGTGGGTCGGATTTGGCGCCAATCTGTCGGGCCTTTCGGCAGCGCGCTGGATGCACGACAATGTCAACATGCAGCACGTCGTGTATCGCGTCAGCACGGTTCTGGGTCTTGCCGAGGCCGTCGCCGCCGGCATTGGCTGCGGGTGCCTGCCCTGCTTCATCGGCGACGCCAACGCCGACATTGTGCGCATCGGCGGCACCGTGCCCGAGTTGCACAACGAATTGTGGATCCTCACCCACCCCGATTTGCGCCGTGCCGCGCGCGTTCGCGTTTTCATGGAAAGCGTCGGCTCAAAGCTGGCGCGGTATCGCAAACTGTTGGAGGGGGAAAACGGCAGCGGCTAG
- a CDS encoding C13 family peptidase, with product MPFSRLAVKFGILLVFLLACGTALAQDSRRVHVVAYALWGDQSVFRSEATLAADIVLRKYAHGDKLVRANTRRDGPATAEQLVSDLQRIGAKADDENDVLFLILTSHGDTQGIGIVTPRREQLLPPAGLKALIDESGIRHRVVIISACYSGVFVPALADPNTLVITAADADHSSFGCRDGAKWTYFGEALFDQAMRRGGGLKDVFATARSLIAEREAAEGFPPSNPQMAGGENVLPLLDQ from the coding sequence ATGCCGTTCTCACGCCTTGCTGTCAAATTCGGAATTTTACTTGTCTTCCTTCTCGCGTGTGGGACCGCGCTGGCGCAGGACTCGCGTCGCGTGCATGTCGTTGCCTATGCTTTGTGGGGCGACCAGAGTGTCTTCCGCAGCGAGGCGACGTTGGCTGCGGATATCGTCCTGCGCAAATATGCACACGGCGACAAGCTTGTGCGGGCCAATACGCGGCGGGATGGCCCGGCCACGGCTGAACAACTGGTCTCGGATCTGCAAAGGATCGGCGCGAAGGCCGATGACGAAAACGATGTGTTGTTTCTCATTCTGACCTCGCATGGCGACACGCAAGGCATCGGCATCGTGACGCCGCGGCGCGAGCAATTGTTGCCGCCCGCCGGCCTCAAGGCTCTTATCGACGAGAGTGGCATTCGGCACCGGGTGGTGATCATTTCGGCCTGTTATTCGGGCGTTTTCGTGCCTGCCTTGGCCGATCCGAATACGTTGGTGATTACCGCTGCCGATGCGGACCACTCCTCGTTCGGCTGTCGTGACGGCGCGAAATGGACCTATTTCGGCGAGGCGTTGTTCGATCAGGCGATGCGGCGCGGCGGCGGCTTGAAAGATGTGTTCGCTACGGCAAGATCCTTGATCGCCGAACGGGAAGCGGCGGAAGGTTTCCCACCTTCCAATCCGCAAATGGCCGGCGGCGAAAATGTGCTGCCGTTGCTCGACCAATGA
- a CDS encoding DUF4260 domain-containing protein encodes MNVDRVVSWQKFEGAIIFFAGILLFVFFHSELPWWIAPLVFLAPDLSFASYIFGPKIGAFGYNLVHVYAFGAVFMTAGMAFSLPVLSALGGLWFAHSGFDRMLGYGLKSTEGFTFTHLGLIGKSSDPRK; translated from the coding sequence ATGAATGTGGATAGGGTCGTCTCTTGGCAAAAATTTGAGGGAGCAATCATCTTCTTTGCGGGAATATTATTGTTTGTTTTCTTCCATTCTGAGTTGCCGTGGTGGATAGCGCCTTTGGTGTTTCTTGCTCCAGACCTCAGTTTCGCGAGCTATATTTTTGGTCCAAAGATTGGAGCTTTCGGTTACAACTTAGTGCACGTCTATGCTTTTGGTGCAGTGTTTATGACTGCGGGCATGGCCTTTTCGCTACCAGTCTTGAGCGCTCTGGGCGGACTTTGGTTCGCCCATTCCGGCTTTGATCGGATGCTTGGCTATGGATTAAAATCAACAGAAGGTTTTACCTTTACGCATCTTGGTCTGATCGGAAAGTCATCCGATCCCAGGAAATGA
- a CDS encoding ArgK/MeaB family GTPase yields MKADMASQASPLDLSSLRVGGKRAMARALAAIEIGAGSPELAAFLDACVAHRRAHMIGLTGPPGVGKSTLSNALIRSWRASGATVGVIAVDPSSQRTGGALLGDRARLATDPEDRGIFVRSMAARDRLGGLSDHAISAAVIMGAIYDYVLIESVGIGQSEADISLVADSVILCIQPGSGDSLQFMKAGIMEVPDVVAVTKADMGAPAQRAKAEVEGALTLAAPVSSWKVPVVAVSATTGSGLDGLAAALNAHESWMDSSGQRVRRRVLQQRGWIREAIRVRFGSEGLNAAASLEQNEQKPFQTELSLAKNLMRRYQP; encoded by the coding sequence ATGAAAGCCGACATGGCCTCGCAGGCATCTCCCCTCGATCTGTCGTCGTTGCGCGTGGGTGGTAAGCGCGCGATGGCGCGGGCGCTGGCTGCGATTGAAATCGGCGCGGGTTCACCGGAGCTCGCAGCTTTTCTTGACGCCTGCGTCGCGCATCGGCGTGCGCATATGATCGGCCTCACGGGGCCGCCCGGCGTCGGCAAATCGACGCTCAGCAATGCGCTCATCCGATCCTGGCGCGCGAGCGGTGCGACGGTAGGGGTCATCGCCGTCGATCCGTCATCGCAGCGGACGGGTGGGGCGCTGCTCGGAGATCGTGCACGGCTCGCAACCGACCCGGAGGATCGAGGCATCTTCGTGCGCTCGATGGCGGCGCGCGACCGGCTCGGCGGACTCTCCGACCATGCCATCAGCGCCGCGGTCATCATGGGCGCCATCTATGATTATGTGCTGATCGAAAGTGTCGGCATCGGCCAGTCGGAGGCGGATATTTCGCTCGTCGCCGACAGCGTGATCCTCTGCATTCAGCCGGGATCGGGCGATTCCCTCCAGTTCATGAAAGCCGGCATCATGGAAGTCCCCGATGTCGTCGCCGTGACCAAGGCGGATATGGGTGCGCCCGCCCAGCGCGCCAAGGCCGAAGTCGAGGGGGCCTTGACCCTCGCGGCGCCGGTTTCATCCTGGAAGGTGCCGGTTGTCGCCGTGTCGGCGACAACCGGCAGCGGTCTTGACGGCCTCGCGGCGGCCCTCAACGCCCATGAAAGCTGGATGGATAGCAGCGGTCAGCGCGTGCGCCGTCGTGTCCTGCAGCAGCGCGGCTGGATCCGAGAGGCCATCCGTGTGCGCTTCGGCAGCGAGGGTTTAAACGCCGCCGCAAGCCTTGAGCAGAATGAACAAAAGCCGTTTCAAACGGAGCTGTCTTTGGCGAAAAATCTGATGCGGCGCTATCAACCCTGA
- a CDS encoding secondary thiamine-phosphate synthase enzyme YjbQ, translating into MRQAQTTLTIETRGIALYDFTHDVARAVTASGIATGLATLFCRHTSASLLIQENADATVQVDLLAYFARVAPEDEHLYTHRLEGRDDMPAHLRAALTQSHLAIPIGNRHLLLGTWQGIYLFEHRRMPHSREVVVHVIGE; encoded by the coding sequence ATGCGGCAAGCTCAAACGACGCTCACGATCGAGACGAGGGGCATCGCCCTTTACGACTTTACCCACGATGTCGCGCGCGCTGTGACGGCGAGCGGCATCGCGACCGGTCTCGCCACACTGTTCTGTCGTCATACGTCTGCATCTCTGCTGATTCAGGAAAATGCCGACGCCACGGTGCAGGTTGATCTGCTCGCCTATTTTGCCCGTGTCGCGCCAGAGGACGAGCATCTCTATACGCATCGTCTCGAAGGCCGGGACGATATGCCGGCGCATCTGCGCGCTGCGCTGACCCAATCGCATCTTGCCATTCCGATCGGGAACCGACATCTGCTTCTCGGTACATGGCAGGGCATCTATCTCTTCGAACATCGTCGCATGCCGCACAGCCGCGAAGTCGTCGTGCACGTGATCGGAGAATGA
- a CDS encoding VOC family protein translates to MPQQKFVPHPGLAPRKIDPGTRIGHVHLKVANLDRSLAFYTGVLGFELIKRIGDQAAFISAGDYHHHIGLNTWQSKDGSPPAPGTTGLFHLAILYPTRAALADALRRLVAAQIPLEGTADHGVSQALYLRDPDDNGVELYWDRPRDQWPRTPDGEITMGTYAFDPRDLLKEPELEG, encoded by the coding sequence ATGCCGCAGCAAAAATTTGTCCCGCACCCAGGCCTTGCACCGCGCAAGATCGATCCGGGCACGCGCATCGGGCATGTCCATTTGAAAGTCGCAAATCTTGACCGCTCCCTCGCCTTCTATACCGGCGTCCTTGGCTTTGAACTGATCAAACGCATCGGCGATCAGGCCGCCTTCATCTCGGCGGGCGATTATCATCACCACATCGGCTTGAACACGTGGCAGAGCAAGGACGGCAGTCCGCCCGCGCCGGGGACGACTGGGCTTTTTCATCTTGCCATTCTTTATCCCACCCGCGCGGCGCTGGCCGACGCGTTGCGGCGCCTCGTCGCCGCTCAGATTCCGCTGGAAGGCACGGCCGACCATGGCGTCAGCCAGGCCCTCTATTTGCGCGATCCTGATGACAATGGCGTCGAACTCTATTGGGACCGCCCACGCGACCAATGGCCCCGAACGCCGGATGGTGAAATCACCATGGGGACCTATGCCTTCGACCCGAGGGATTTGCTCAAGGAACCGGAACTCGAGGGCTGA
- a CDS encoding cell wall hydrolase → MGRLRLHWAVGTFAPWCVATALLMSFTAEAGQEPHPFGASVLRFNSTEAPADLIPKSHAHASVSNAMIVALPQNDIVRRAATAMRGSSELDEPSDGPPPRIVLKGRGHAAPIIVDDHKSAPLDIVQAGSATSWDDFVADADASNHAPFAVSDDFRVAVSGFTAEEPQTAAEDDVQTLQPTPQADLLSLQGLNTASARREANVKRAQNGATPAVPRAMALNSTTPMANDFMPVEVASYSSAVPLGPDATLVPRSDGGRPDYTSLIDSANQDKELRCLAEAVYFEARSEPEQGQAAVAQVVLNRVKSGLYPTSVCGVVYQNRSHYMACQFSFACEGKSLRITEPDSWATAMRVAKSVWDGSTYVADVGGATHYHANYVAPYWARSLKRVDKIGHHIFYELKPGQT, encoded by the coding sequence ATGGGTCGTTTGCGTTTGCATTGGGCTGTCGGGACATTCGCGCCGTGGTGTGTTGCCACAGCGTTGCTGATGTCCTTTACCGCCGAGGCGGGGCAAGAGCCGCACCCATTCGGCGCCAGCGTGCTACGCTTCAATTCGACCGAGGCGCCCGCCGATTTGATTCCAAAATCGCATGCACATGCGTCTGTTTCGAACGCGATGATCGTGGCTCTACCGCAAAACGACATTGTGCGCCGAGCCGCAACGGCCATGCGTGGCTCCAGCGAACTGGACGAACCCAGCGATGGGCCGCCGCCGCGCATCGTGCTTAAGGGGCGGGGGCACGCGGCGCCGATCATCGTCGACGATCACAAATCCGCGCCGCTCGACATTGTTCAGGCGGGTTCGGCGACGAGTTGGGACGACTTTGTCGCCGACGCGGACGCAAGCAATCACGCACCTTTCGCCGTCTCGGACGATTTTCGTGTCGCCGTTTCAGGCTTCACGGCGGAAGAGCCACAGACTGCCGCGGAAGACGATGTCCAGACGTTGCAGCCGACGCCGCAAGCCGATCTCCTGTCGTTGCAGGGCCTCAACACCGCCAGCGCTCGCCGCGAAGCCAATGTGAAGCGTGCGCAAAACGGTGCGACCCCGGCTGTGCCGCGCGCCATGGCGCTCAATTCGACGACACCGATGGCGAACGACTTCATGCCCGTCGAAGTCGCGTCCTACAGCAGCGCCGTGCCGCTCGGACCGGACGCGACGCTCGTGCCGCGCAGCGATGGCGGGCGTCCCGACTATACGTCGCTGATCGATTCCGCCAACCAGGACAAGGAACTGCGCTGCTTGGCCGAAGCCGTCTATTTCGAGGCGCGCAGCGAACCGGAGCAGGGCCAGGCAGCGGTGGCGCAAGTGGTGCTCAACCGGGTGAAGAGCGGCCTCTATCCGACGAGCGTTTGCGGCGTCGTCTATCAGAACCGCAGCCATTATATGGCCTGCCAATTCTCCTTCGCCTGCGAAGGCAAGTCGCTGCGCATCACTGAGCCAGATTCTTGGGCTACGGCCATGCGCGTCGCGAAAAGCGTATGGGACGGCTCGACCTATGTCGCTGACGTCGGCGGCGCGACGCACTATCACGCGAATTATGTGGCGCCTTACTGGGCACGAAGCCTCAAACGCGTCGACAAGATAGGCCATCACATCTTCTACGAATTGAAGCCCGGGCAGACGTGA